In Micromonospora ferruginea, the sequence GTCGACGCCGCCCGGCCCCCGACCGGTCCGGCCCCCCGCGGGCTCGACCTCGACCGGCTCGCCGCCCACCTGGCGACGCACCGGCCGGAGCTGGCCGGGCCGCTGTCCGCGCGGCTGATCGCCGGCGGCAAGTCCAACCTGACCTACCTGCTGCGCGCCGGCGACCGCGAGGTGGTGCTGCGCCGGCCGCCGCTCGGGCACGTGCTGGCCACCGCGCACGACATGGCCCGGGAGCACCGGGTGATCTCGGCGCTGGCCCCGACCGGCGTACCGGTCCCGGAGGCGCTGCTGCTCTGCGCCGACGAGAGCGTGATCGGCGCGCCGTTCTACCTGATGGCCAAGGTCGACGGCGAGGTCTACCGGCGGCGGGCGCAGACCGACGCGCTCACCGCCGACCAGCGGCGCGACCTCGCCCTGGCGATGATGGACACGCTCGCCACGCTGCACCGGGTGGAGCCCGCAGAGGTCGGGCTGGCCGACTTCGGTCGCCCGGACGGCTATCTGGGCCGGCAGGTCCGCCGCTGGGCCGGTCAGCTCGACCGCTCCCGCAGCCGCCCGCTGCCCGGCATCGACGAGCTGCGCGACGCGCTGGCCGGCAGCGTCCCGGAGGGGGCGAACGCGGGTCGCGTCGTGCACGGCGACTACCGGCTCGACAACCTGCTCGCCTCCGTCGACCCGGTGGCGGTGCGGGCCGTGCTCGACTGGGAGATGGCCACGCTCGGTGACCCGCTCGCCGACCTCGGCCTGCTGCTCACCTACTGGGACGTGCTGGGCGACAGCGAGCACGCCGAGGGCAACCCGGTGGCCGACGGCATCGGCCCCCGCGCCGGCTTCCCCACCGGGGCCGAGCTGATCGACCGCTACGCCGGGCGCAGCGACGTCGACGTCGGGCCGCTGCACTGGCACGTGGCGCTGGGCTGCTTCAAGCTGGCGGTGATCTGCGAGGGCATCCACTACCGCCACACCCTCGGGCAGACGCTCGGCGAGGGCTTCGACCGGATCGGCGAGATGGTGGCGCCGCTGGTCGCGCACGGTCTGCACGCGGTGAGGGAGAGATAGATGGAGTTCGCGTACGACGACCGGACGGTCGAGCTGCGGCAGAAGCTGGAGGCGTTCCTCACCGAGTGCGTGCTCCCGGCCGAGCCGGTGCACCACGAGCAGGTGCTGGCCGCCGGTGACCCGTGGGCCCGCCCGCCGGTGATGGCCGAGCTGAAGGCCGAGGCCCGGGCCCGCGGCCTGTGGAACCTCTTCCTGCCGGACGCGCGCTACGGCGCCGGGCTGACCAACCTCCAGTACGCGCCGCTGGCCGAGCTGACCGGACGCAGCCCGCACCTCGCCCCGGAGGCGCTCAACTGCGCCGCGCCGGACACCGGCAACATGGAGCTGCTGGCCGAGTTCGGCTCCGACGCGCAGCGGGAACGCTGGCTCGCGCCGCTGCTCGCCGGTGACATCCGCTCCGCGTTCTGCATGACCGAGCCGGAGGTCGCCTCCTCGGACGCGACGAACATCGCCACCCGGATCACCCGCGACGGCGACCACTACGTGGTGGACGGCCGCAAGTGGTGGTCGTCCGGTGCGATGGACCCGCGCTGCGAGATCTTCATCGTGATGGGCAAGACCGACCCGGACGCCGACCGGCACCGCCAGCAGAGCATGATCCTGGTCCCCCGGGACACCCCGGGCGTGACGGTACGGCGCGGGATGACCGTCTTCGGCTACAGCGACGCCCCGCACGGCGGGCACGCCGAGATCGACTTTTCCGGCGTCCGGGTGCCGGCGGAGAACCTGGTCGGCGCCGAGGGCACCGGCTTCGCCATCGCCCAGGCCCGCCTCGGCCCGGGCCGCATCCACCACTGCATGCGGCTGGTCGGCATGGCCGAGCGGGCGTTGGAACTGCTCTGCCGGCGGGCCCTCGACCGGGTCGCGTTCGGCCGTCCGCTCGCCGAGCAGGGCGTGGTGCGGGAGTGGATCGCCGAGTCCCGGGTCCGGATCGAGCAGGCCCGGCTGCTGGTGCTCAAGACCGCGTGGTTGATGGACACGGTCGGCAACAAGGGCGCGCACACCGAGATCCAGGCCATCAAGATCGCCACGCCGGCGATGGCCGAGTGGGTCATCGACAAGGCCATCCAGGCGTACGGCGGGGCCGGTGTCAGCCAGGACACCCCGCTCGCCGCGCTCTGGGCCCAGGCCCGGACGCTGCGTCTCGCCGACGGCCCGGACGAGGTGCACCGAGCGTCGCTGGCCCGGCGGGAGCTGCGCCGCTGGTCCTGACCGGTCAGGCGGAGGCGCGGCGGATCAGCTCGGTGTCCAGCAGCACGTGCGGCGAGGGCACCTCGTCGCCGCGGATGCGCGAGACCAGCAGGCGGGCCATCTGCCGGCCCATCTCCTCCACCGGCTGGAACACGGTGGTCAGCGGCGGCTCCGCCTGGCGGGCGATCGGGGCGTCGTCGAAGCCGATCACCGCGACGTCCTCCGGCACCCGGCGACCGGCCTCGCGCAACGCGCGCAACGCGCCGAACGCCATCAGGTCGGAGGCGACGAACACGGCGTCCAGGTCCGGGCAGGCGTCCAGCAGCCGGCGCATCGCGGCGGTGCCGCTGCCCTCGCTGAAGTCGCCGTACGCGATCAGGCCCGACTCGACCGCGTTGCCGGCGGCCCGCACCGCCTCCCGGTAGCCGGAGAGCCGGGCCAGGCCGGCGCCCATGTCCTGCGGGCCGGCGATGGTGGCGACCCGCCGCCGCCCCTGGACGAACAGGTGCTCCACCGCCCGCCGGGCGCCACCCACGTTGTCCACGTCGACGAACCACGCCGGCTGGGCGTTCGGGTGCAGCATCCGGGCCGGCCGGCCGCCGAGCACCGCGGGCAGGCCGCGCTCCTCCAGCAGCGTGGGCAGCGGGTCGGAGTCGTGCAGGGAGAGCAGGAGTACGCCGTCCACGTGCTGGTTGGTCAGGTGGTGCTCGACCCGCTCCCGCTCGATCGGCGACTGCACCATGGCCAGCCAGAGCTGCATCGGCGTCTCCAGCAGCCCGGAGCTGACGCCGCGGACGATCGCCGCGAAGAACGGCTCGGTGAAGACCCGCTCCCCCGACTCGGAGACCACCAGGGCCACCGAGTCGGTGCGCTGGGTGACCAGCGCCCGGGCGGCCCGGTTGGGCACGTACCCCAGCTCGGCGATGGCCTGCTGGACGGCGGCCCGGGCCTCCGGACTGACCTGCGGCGAGCCGTTGACCACGCGGGAGACCGTGCCGCGCCCGACGCCGGCGCGGGCCGCGACCGCGTCGAGGGTCGGGCGCCCGAGCGAGCGGGTGCGCTGCGTTGTCATCGTCTGTGCTCCTCCGACGGGCGGGCGGGCCCGGCACCGGTTGAGGCTCCGGTGCCGGGGCCGCCCGTTACTGGCTGGCCCAGCTTATTGTGCGGCCAGGCCGTTGCGTCGGATCACGTCGGCGTACCACCTGGCGCTGGACTTCGCGATCCGGGCCTGAGTGTCGTAGTCGACATAGACCATGCCGAACCGCTTCGTGTAGCCCCAGGCCCACTCGAAGTTGTCCATCAGTGACCAGGCGAAGTAGCCCTTCAGCGGCACCCCGGCCTCGATCGCGGCGTGCGCCGCGCGCAGGTGCGCGGCGAAGTAGGCCAGCCGGTCCGGGTCGTCGACCCGGCCGTCGACCGGCGTGTCGACGAACGCCGAGCCGTTCTCGGTGACGTAGAGCGGCAGGTCGGTGTACTCCCGGTGGACCCGCTCCAGCGTCTCGGTCAGGCCCGGGGCGTCGATCTCCCAGTCCATGTCCGTCACCGGCACGCCACGGGTGACGAACCGGACGTCCTCGCTGCCCGGCCAGCAGGACGGCGCCCGCCAGTAGGGCTCCGGCTCGCCGCCCTCGACCGGCGCGGCGACCACGTGCCGGCTGTAGTAGTTGACCCCGACCATGTCCAGCGGGGTGGAGATGGTCTTCAGATCGCCGTCGCGGACGTGCCCGAGGTCGGTCACCTCGCGCAGGTCGGCGACCAGGTCGGCCGGGTACGCGCCGCGCAGCACCGGGTCGAGGAAGAAGCGGTTGGCCAGCGCGTCGATCCGGCGGGCCGCGTCCGCGTCGGCCGCCGAGCCGGTGGCCGGGGTGACCGGGTAGAGGTTCACCGTGATGCCCAGCTCCGCCTGCGGGCGGGACGCCCGCACCGCCTGCACGGCCAGGCCGTGCCCGAGCATCAGGTGGTGACCGGCGCGGACCGCGTCCGCCCCGTTCGACCGGCCCGGCGCGTGCACGCCCGAGCCGTAGCCGAGGAACGCCGAGCACCACGGCTCGTTCAGGGTGGTGAAGTATTTCACCCGGTCGCCGAGCTCGTCGGCGATGAGCTGCGAGTATTCGGCGAACCGGCCGGCGGTGTCCCGGGCCGGCCAGCCGCCGGCGTCCTCCAGCGGCTGGGGCAGGTCCCAGTGGTAGAGCGTCACCCACGGCTCGATGCCGTGGCCGAGCAGCTCGTCGACCAGGCGGCGGTAGAAGTCCAACCCCTCCTGGTTGGCCGCGCCGGCGCCGCCCGGCTGCACCCGCGGCCAGGAGATGGAGAACCGGTAGGACTGCAGCCCCAGGTCGGCCATCAGCCGCACGTCGTCCGGCATCCGGTGGTAGTGGTCGCAGGCCACGTCGCCGGTGTGCCCGGCCACCGTCCGACCCTCGGTGTGGCTGAAGGTGTCCCAGATCGACGGCGTACGGCCACCCTCCGCCGCGGCGCCCTCGATCTGGTACGCGGCGGTGGCCGCGCCCCAGAGGAAGCCGGGCGGGAAGGTCACGGCCGGGCCCTCGTCGAGGACGCCGACGGCGGGCGGGCTGGCTGGGTTGCTCACGACTTGACGGCGCCTTCCATGATGCCGCCGATGATCTGGCGGCCGAACAGAACGAACACGATGAACAGGGGCAGGGTCGCGATCAACGTACCGGCGAAGATCTGCGAGTTGTCGGCGAAGTAGGCGGTGTTCAGGCTGCGCAGCGAGATCTGAACCGTCGGGTTGGACGGGTCGGCCAGCACCACGAACGGCCAGAAGAACTGGTTCCACTGTTCCATGAAGGTCAGCAGGCCCAGCACCGCGGCGGCGGGACGCAGCGCGGGCATCACCACGTGCCAGTAGACCTTCCAGGTGGAGCAGCCGTCCACCCGGGCGGCCTCGATCAGCTCGTTCGGTACCGCCTGCTCGGCGTACTGGCGCATCATGAAGATCCCGAAGCCGCCGATGAGGAACGGCACGGTCACCGACGGCATGGTGTTCAGCCAGTCGAGCTTCGCCATCAGGATGTAGAGCGGGAGCACACCGAGCTGGATCGGCACCATCATCGAGGCGAGGATGATCAGCAGCAGCGCGTTCTTGCCCCGGAACCGGAGCTTGGCGAACGCGAAGCCGGCCAGCGAGCCGAAGAACACCGTGGCGACGGTGATCGTCCCGGAGACCAGGAACGAGTTCATCAGGCCCTTGACGACGTTGGCGTCGCCGTTGGCCAGCACCCGTTCGATGTTCTCGCCGAGCTTGCCGCCCGGGAGGAACGGCGGCGGCCAGGAGTTGGCCGCGTCGTTGGTCCGCGAGGCGATCACGATCATCCAGTAGAACGGGAACAGCGACAGGATCACCCCGAGGACCAGCCCGAACCAGGTGAGCGGGCTGGCCTTCCAGAGCCGCTCGGCCTGGTGGGTGGCCCTGGCCGGCGCGGTCGGCCGGGTGGGCGGACGAAGCGTGGTGGTCGTCATCTCGTCACCTTCACTTGTCGGAGCTGATGCGTCGGGCCAGCAGGTAGTTGACCGTCGACATCAGCGCGATGAGCACGAAGAGCACGAGCGCGACCGCCCCGGCGTAACCCCACCGGAAGCGCTGGTTCATCACGTCGAGCAGGTACATCGTGATGGTCTGGAACTGGCCCTCCGAGCCGCCGGAGAGGCCACCGGAGCCGCTGGTGAACAGCAGCGGCTCGGTGAAGAGCTGGAGCCCGCCGATGGTCGAGATGATCAGCGTGAAGATGATCGTGGGGCGGAGCTGCGGGACGGTGATCGACCAGAACTGGCGCCGCCGCGAGGCGCCGTCCAGCGCCGCGGCCTCGTACATGTCCTTGCTGATCGACTGCATGGCGGCCAGGTAGATCAGCGCGTTGTAGCCGACCCAGCGCCAGTCGACCATGGTGGAGATGGCGAACCAGGAGGCGAAGCGGTTCGCCCGCCAGTCGATCGGGTCCAGGCCGACGCTGTCGAGCAGCCAGTTGACCAGGCCGAAGTCCTTGGCGTAGATCATCGAGAAGATCAGCGCGACCACCGCGGTCGAGGTGATGATCGGCATCGCGATGGCCATCCGGAAGAAGGTCTGCGCGCGCAGCTTCCGGTTCAACGCGTTGGCCAGCATGAGCGCCAGCATCAACTGGGGCACGGTGGAGAGCACGAACATGCCGAACGTGTTCACCACCGCGTTCCAGAACTGCGGGTCCTCGGTGATCAGTTCGACGAAGTTGTCCAGCCCGACGAACGAGATCGTCGCGTTCAGCGGGGACCGGTCGGTCAGCGCGATCCAGACCGTGTAGGCGATCGGGTACGCGCTGAACACCGCGAAGATCAGGAAGAACGGCAGCACGTACAGGTACGGCGAGTACTTCAGGTCCAGCTTGGTGGCCGAGCTGGCGCGGCGGTGCGAGGTGCGGGCGCGCGGCGGGCGGGGCTCGGGCGGCGCCGTGGCGTGCAGGTCGAGGCTCATCAGGAGTCCTTCTCCTCAGCCGGCGTCACCCGCCACACGGGTGACGCCGGGCTCTGCGGGCACCGCGGGTGGCGCCGGCAGCGCGGGGCTGCCGGCGCCACCCGCGGGCGGCTCAGCCGGGTCACTTACCGGCGGCCGCACCGTTCTTCAAGGCCGCCTGCCACTGCTCGTCGGCCGACTTGCCCTGCTCGACGGCGCGCAGCGTGTTCTCCACGGCGGTGCGGACCGCGTTGTTCTTCGGGCCGAGGTAGACCGGCTTCAGGTCGGTGGCGCCGGCGGCGAAGATCTTGCCGACCGGGGCCTTGCTGAAGTAGTCGTTGGTCGAGTCGGCCACGGCCGGGTCGGTGAGCGCCTGCGGGTTGGACGGCAGGTTGCCGACCGCCTTGTACGCGCCGATCTGGCCCTGCGCGCTGGTCAGGAACTTGGCCAGCTCGGCCGCCTCCTTCTGGTGCTTGCTCGACTTCGGCACGCCGAGGAACGAGCCACCCCAGTTGCCGCCCGCGCCGGGGGCCTTGGCGATGTCCCACTTGCCGGCCGCCGCGTCACCGGCCTGGCCCTTGATCACACCGGTCATCCACGCCGGGCAGGCGATGGTGGCGAAGGTGCCGTTCTTGAACCCGGCGTTCCACTCGTTGGAGAAGGACTGCAGGTTGTTCGACAGCCCGGCACCGATCATCTTGGTGGTGAGCTGGTACGCGGCCTGCACGTCCGGGTTCTGGTCGATGACCATCTTGTTGCTCTTGTCGTAGTACGTGTAGCCGCTGCCCTGGCCGGCGACCTGCATCAGCACCACGTTGTAGAAGTTGGTCGCCGAGTCGACGAACTTGTGCTTCTTGTCGGCGGCGGCGAACTTCTGGCCGGCCTCGATGAACTTGTCCCAGGTGGGCCAGAGCGCGCCGACCTGCTCGCGGTCGGTGGGCAGGCCGGCGGCCTTGAACAGGTCGGTGCGGTAGCAGAGCGCCATCGAGCCGACGTCGGTGCCGAGGCCCAGCACCTTGCCGTCGGGGGTGCTGCCCTGCTCCCACTTCCACGGCAGGAAGTTGCCCTTGAGGTCGTTCGCGCCGTGGTCGGCCAGGTTCACGAACTTGTCGGCCTGGGCGTAGAACTGGACGATGGTGCCCTCCTCGAGGGCCACCACGTCGCCGGCGCCCGAGCCGGCGGTGATCTGCTGGGTCAGCCGGGTGTTGTAGTCACCGAGGCCGAGGCCCTTGCCGCGCTCCTGGATCTTGACGTTCTTGTGCTCGGCTTCGTACTGCTTGTACAGATCCTGGTAGCCGAAGCCCTGGTCGCCGAAGACGTCGACGACCAGGGTGACCGGACCGTCGCTCTCGCTGCTGCCGCCCGACGAGTCGTCACTGCAGGCGGTGGCGGTGGCCAGCACCGTGACAGACGCGAGCGCGATGGCCGCGAGCTGCCGACGGCGGATGGGGAGGCTCATCTTTCAGACCCCTCTTTCGGTGGTGAGGCGAGTTATTCGTGTGGTGGGGGGTGCGTTTCGCGCCGGGCCGGAGCGGGCAAGGAAGAGATTCACGCCACTCCCGGGAGCGCTCCCATGAGATTGCCGGGAGGTAACAGGGGTGTCAATAGGCCGGTGGGAGCGTTCCCATTTCGTTACCGCGACTAGGCTGCCCGCATGATCTGCCGAGCCTGCCGGGAGCGGCGGCACGACGAGTGCCCCGGCCGGAAGTGGTGCGACTGCCAGCACCGCGCCGCCGAACCCACCCCTCCGGTCACCGGTCCGGCCGGCGAATGAGCGCCGGCACCACGATCGAACGGATCTGGCCCACGCCCGTCGGCGGCCCGCTGACCGACCCGCAGCTCACCGCGCTCTACGGCCGCGCGACGCGGCCGCACCTGCGGGTCAACTTCGTCGCCAGCGCGGACGGCGCGGTCACCCTGGACGGCTACTCCGCCGGGCTCTCCGGCGAGCCGGACAAGCGGGTCTTCGGGATGCTGCGGATGCTCTGCGACGGCCTGCTGGTGGCCGCCGGCACGCTGCGCCACGAGGGCTACCGCGCGGTCCGGCTGAACGCCGAACGCCGCGCCTGGCGCCGCGAGCGGGGCCTGGCCGAGTACCCGACGCTGGTGGTGGTCTCCGGCTCGCTCGACCTCGACCCGGCCCAGGCCTGCTTCGCCGACGCCCCGGTCCGGCCGCTGGTGCTCACCCGCGACAGGGCCGAACCGCCGGCCGGGCTGTCCGAGGTGGCCGACCTGATCCGCTGCGGCCCCGACCGCGTCGACCTCGCCGCCGGCCTGGCCGAGCTGCGCCGCCGCGGGCTGGACCAGGTGCTCTGCGAAGGCGGCCCGCACCTGTTCGGCGCGCTCACCGCCGCCGACCTGGTCGACGAGCTGTGCCTCACGGTGGCGCCGCTGCTCGCCGGCGCCGGCCCCGGCCGGATCACCGCCGGCGACGCGAGCGCCCCACGGCACCTGCCGTTGCGACACGTGCTGGCCGCCGCCGACGGCATGCTGATGCTGCGCTACGCCCGCCACGGCGGCGAACCGGCCGACCCGTCGCCCGCCGGCGCCGCGCCCGCCGCCTGAACCCGCCCGCGCGGCCGACTTGTCGCGGGCCCTCGAAAAGGGCCCGTAGCCTGGGCAGATGGATGCGACGGAGCGGCTCGGCACGGGCCCGGCCCGCCGGCCGCTGCTCGCCGCCGGGCTGCTCACCACGGCCGGCCTGGTCGACGCGGTCTCGGCCTGGGCGCACACCCGGCACGGGCGGTTCGCGGTGGCCACCGCCGACGGGGTCTACCAGGTCGACCTCGGCGGCTGGGCGTGGGCGCACCTCGCGGTCGGGGTCGCGGTCGTCCTCGCCGGCCTGGCCGTGCTGACCGGACGGCGCTGGGCGGTGCCGGTGGCGTTCTGCTGCGTGCTGCCCGCGATCGTGGTCGACCTGCTCCTCTTCCCGTACGCGCCGGCACGGGCGGTCGTCGTGGTCGCGCTGAACGGGGCCGCGCTGCGGCTGCTGGCGCGGCACCACCGGGCGGCGCGGGCGCGCTGACCGCCGAGGGGTCACCGGTCAGCGCGGCTGGCAGACCTTGCCGGTACGCGCCGGGTCACCCTCCCGGCTGGCCGACCAGACCGGGTTCTGCGACAGCAGCAACGACGGCGCCTGCCAGGCCGAGCCGAGCCGCTGGAGCAGGTCGTACTCCCGGCGGGGCTGGTTCACCGGCGCGCCCTCCAGAAACCGGATCACCTGGTCCTGGACGGCCCGGTCGCCGATCAGGCCGCCGTGGAACGCGGGCATCTGGTAGACCGGCACGTGGCTGTACTCGCCGGGCGGCGCCTCGGCGGCGCTCACCGTGGGCAGGAAGGCGATGATCCGCACGCCCGGCACCGGGCAGAGCGTGCGGTTGCGATAGAACGCGGCGTCGACCAGCATCGACCGGACGAACTCCTCGTCCGGCTGGTCCTTCACCGGGCGCGGCAGGTTGGCCAGCCAGAACAGGGCCCGCAACTGCCAGCCGGTGGCCACCCCCCAGCCCTCGTACCCCGGGGGTGGGTAGTAGGTGCGACCGGCCTGCACCAGCGGGCTGAACAGCACCACCGCGGTCACCGGCCCGCGCGGCAGCTTGTCCAGGAACGCCCGGGCCACCATCGCGCCCTCACTCTGCCCGACCAGCGCGATCGGCCGTCTCGTCCGCCGGTGCAACGCCTGGACCTGGGCGGCGAGCAACGCGGCGCTGGCGTCCAGCGACTGGTGGGTCGCCTCCGGCTCGTAGGGCAGGGGGCGGCCCCCGCCGTCCAGCCCGCGGTAGGAGAACCGCTCCACCCGGGGATCGGCCGACGGCGTCCCGCGCCAGCGCGAGTCGTGCCCACCGAGCACGATCACCGCCTCGCGCACCTCGGCCGGCAGCCGCTGGGTCACGATCGGCGGACGCCACGGCCCGCTCTGGCCGCCGGCCGCCACCCCGATGAACGACTCGGCCCAGATCGCGCCGACCATGGCCAGGACGATCACGATCGGCGCGGCCGGGACCCGGGGCAGCCGGACCCGGGCGGGCAGCAGCGCGGCGGCGACCACCCGCAGCCAGAGCGCGCCGTTGACCGCGCCGGCGAACGCGGCGACCGGCACCCCCCACCAGCCGGGGGCGCTGGAGATGAGCGCGCCGGCCAGCGTGAGCACCGCGAAGTTCAGCGTGGACCAGCCGAACAGCTCGATCGTGGGCAGCCCGCGCCACCACCTGTCGACCACCCCGGCGCGGGCCAGGAACGGCGCGGTCACCAGCATCGGGCCGAGCGACGCGAACAGGTACCAGGACAGCGCCACCGCCGAGAAGGCGACCGAGAGCGCGGCCCACGGCGAGACCACCAGCGCGGCCACCACGGCGATCTCCAGGTTGCGTCGCAGCAGCCAGCGTCGGGACGGCCGGGCCGCCCCGGCCGGCCAGGCCAGCCAGGTCAGCGCCGCGGAGAGCAACGCCCGGAGCACGACCAGCGCGAGGAGGCCGAGCGCGAAGCTCCCCCACGAGTCGTGGTAGACCAGCAGCCACCGCACGTCGTGGTACGAGTCGTACGGCCAGACCGCGGTGACCTGCGGCGCGAGGCCCTGCGCGGCGTGGAAGCGGGCGGCCACGAGCGTCGCCTCCTCGACCGCCGGCAGCGCCGCGGCCAGGGCGAACAGCCCGACCAGCCGGCCCCGCGTCGACGCCACGTCCCGCTCCCCCGCTCTCCCGGCCCCCCTGCAGGATCCCGCGCCGGGCGGCCCGCCGAGGCGGAATCACACGTACCGTGGCCGGTCGGATCCGCGCGGCGACCGGCCGGGACGCGCCGACGTGGCGTCCGACGCGTCGCGTGGCAACCTGTCGCATCCCTCGGGCAGGATGCAGGGCGTGCGCCGTGACCGGAACGACCAGCCGACCGGAGACCGCCGATGACCGACGACCAGCTCGACGGGCCCGGCGAGGGTGTCGGCCGGGTGCTCGGCACCGCCGACGCCACCCCGCTCACCTTCTGGACCGCCGTCGCCCCGGGGAGCTACCTGCAGCTCGACGACGTGGTGGTGACCCGGCGCGAGCTGCCCGACCGCGAGCCGGTGACGATCGCCGGCGTGGTGACCCAGGTGCGGGCCCGGCACGAGGGGGCACAGTTCGACTCCGACGTCTTCGCCATCGCCGACGGCACGCTGCCGGCGCAGGTGCAGGAGGCGGCCGAGGTCACCACCACCCGGGTCGACCCGGAGTTCTACGTCCCGCCGACCCCCGGCGCGGTGGTGCACCGGGCCGAGGGTGACGCCCGGGCCCGGGCGCTGCACTTCGACCGGATGGAACGGCGGATCCCGATGGGGATGGGCCGCGACGGCGTGCCGGTCTACCTCAACGCCGACTTCCTCGACGGCACCCGGGGCGCGCACGTATCCATCTCCGGCATCTCCGGCGTCGCCACCAAGACCAGCTTCGCCACCTTCCTGCTCTACTCGGTGTTCCGCTCCGGGGTGCTCGGCGGCGACGCGGTCAACGCCAAGGCGCTGATCTTCAACGTCAAGGGCGAGGACCTGCTCTTCCTCGACCACCCCAACAGCCGGCTCGACGACCCGACCCGCGCGGCCTACGCGAAGCTCGGCCTCGACGCCGGCGCGTTCCCCGACGTGCGGGTCTACGCCCCGCCCCGGGTCGGCGACTCCTCCGGCACGCCCGACGTGAGCAGCCGGCTCACCGGCGTCGACAGCTTCTACTGGACGCTCAGCGAGTTCTGCGCCGACCGCCTGCTGCCCTACGTGTTCGCCGACGCCGACGACGAGCGCCAGCAATACACCATGGTGGTCCACTCGGTCGCCGCCCACCTGGCCCGGTACGCCCAGCCCGCCGACGGCGGGGTGAGCATCGACGGGGTCCGCCTGGGCTCCTACGCCGACCTGGTCGACCACGTCGTCGAGCAGCTCAACGACGACGAGACCCGGGGCGAGTGGGCCGGCAGCGCGGTCGGGCTGGGCACGGTCAACGCGTTCGCCCGCCGGCTGATCGGCAGCAAGAAGGACCTGGGCCGGCTGATCCGCGGTGATCTGGCCACCCGCCGGCCGCACTCGATCAACACCGCGGAGAGCGCCCAGGTCACCGTGGTCGACCTGCACAACCTGCCGGACCGCGCGCAGCGCTTCGTGGTCGGCGTGACGCTGAAGAGCGAGTTCGAGCGCAAGGAGAAGGC encodes:
- a CDS encoding phosphotransferase family protein, whose protein sequence is MTDPAVDAARPPTGPAPRGLDLDRLAAHLATHRPELAGPLSARLIAGGKSNLTYLLRAGDREVVLRRPPLGHVLATAHDMAREHRVISALAPTGVPVPEALLLCADESVIGAPFYLMAKVDGEVYRRRAQTDALTADQRRDLALAMMDTLATLHRVEPAEVGLADFGRPDGYLGRQVRRWAGQLDRSRSRPLPGIDELRDALAGSVPEGANAGRVVHGDYRLDNLLASVDPVAVRAVLDWEMATLGDPLADLGLLLTYWDVLGDSEHAEGNPVADGIGPRAGFPTGAELIDRYAGRSDVDVGPLHWHVALGCFKLAVICEGIHYRHTLGQTLGEGFDRIGEMVAPLVAHGLHAVRER
- a CDS encoding ABC transporter substrate-binding protein yields the protein MSLPIRRRQLAAIALASVTVLATATACSDDSSGGSSESDGPVTLVVDVFGDQGFGYQDLYKQYEAEHKNVKIQERGKGLGLGDYNTRLTQQITAGSGAGDVVALEEGTIVQFYAQADKFVNLADHGANDLKGNFLPWKWEQGSTPDGKVLGLGTDVGSMALCYRTDLFKAAGLPTDREQVGALWPTWDKFIEAGQKFAAADKKHKFVDSATNFYNVVLMQVAGQGSGYTYYDKSNKMVIDQNPDVQAAYQLTTKMIGAGLSNNLQSFSNEWNAGFKNGTFATIACPAWMTGVIKGQAGDAAAGKWDIAKAPGAGGNWGGSFLGVPKSSKHQKEAAELAKFLTSAQGQIGAYKAVGNLPSNPQALTDPAVADSTNDYFSKAPVGKIFAAGATDLKPVYLGPKNNAVRTAVENTLRAVEQGKSADEQWQAALKNGAAAGK
- a CDS encoding LacI family DNA-binding transcriptional regulator; protein product: MTTQRTRSLGRPTLDAVAARAGVGRGTVSRVVNGSPQVSPEARAAVQQAIAELGYVPNRAARALVTQRTDSVALVVSESGERVFTEPFFAAIVRGVSSGLLETPMQLWLAMVQSPIERERVEHHLTNQHVDGVLLLSLHDSDPLPTLLEERGLPAVLGGRPARMLHPNAQPAWFVDVDNVGGARRAVEHLFVQGRRRVATIAGPQDMGAGLARLSGYREAVRAAGNAVESGLIAYGDFSEGSGTAAMRRLLDACPDLDAVFVASDLMAFGALRALREAGRRVPEDVAVIGFDDAPIARQAEPPLTTVFQPVEEMGRQMARLLVSRIRGDEVPSPHVLLDTELIRRASA
- a CDS encoding acyl-CoA dehydrogenase family protein, encoding MEFAYDDRTVELRQKLEAFLTECVLPAEPVHHEQVLAAGDPWARPPVMAELKAEARARGLWNLFLPDARYGAGLTNLQYAPLAELTGRSPHLAPEALNCAAPDTGNMELLAEFGSDAQRERWLAPLLAGDIRSAFCMTEPEVASSDATNIATRITRDGDHYVVDGRKWWSSGAMDPRCEIFIVMGKTDPDADRHRQQSMILVPRDTPGVTVRRGMTVFGYSDAPHGGHAEIDFSGVRVPAENLVGAEGTGFAIAQARLGPGRIHHCMRLVGMAERALELLCRRALDRVAFGRPLAEQGVVREWIAESRVRIEQARLLVLKTAWLMDTVGNKGAHTEIQAIKIATPAMAEWVIDKAIQAYGGAGVSQDTPLAALWAQARTLRLADGPDEVHRASLARRELRRWS
- a CDS encoding carbohydrate ABC transporter permease; this encodes MSLDLHATAPPEPRPPRARTSHRRASSATKLDLKYSPYLYVLPFFLIFAVFSAYPIAYTVWIALTDRSPLNATISFVGLDNFVELITEDPQFWNAVVNTFGMFVLSTVPQLMLALMLANALNRKLRAQTFFRMAIAMPIITSTAVVALIFSMIYAKDFGLVNWLLDSVGLDPIDWRANRFASWFAISTMVDWRWVGYNALIYLAAMQSISKDMYEAAALDGASRRRQFWSITVPQLRPTIIFTLIISTIGGLQLFTEPLLFTSGSGGLSGGSEGQFQTITMYLLDVMNQRFRWGYAGAVALVLFVLIALMSTVNYLLARRISSDK
- a CDS encoding GH1 family beta-glucosidase, translated to MSNPASPPAVGVLDEGPAVTFPPGFLWGAATAAYQIEGAAAEGGRTPSIWDTFSHTEGRTVAGHTGDVACDHYHRMPDDVRLMADLGLQSYRFSISWPRVQPGGAGAANQEGLDFYRRLVDELLGHGIEPWVTLYHWDLPQPLEDAGGWPARDTAGRFAEYSQLIADELGDRVKYFTTLNEPWCSAFLGYGSGVHAPGRSNGADAVRAGHHLMLGHGLAVQAVRASRPQAELGITVNLYPVTPATGSAADADAARRIDALANRFFLDPVLRGAYPADLVADLREVTDLGHVRDGDLKTISTPLDMVGVNYYSRHVVAAPVEGGEPEPYWRAPSCWPGSEDVRFVTRGVPVTDMDWEIDAPGLTETLERVHREYTDLPLYVTENGSAFVDTPVDGRVDDPDRLAYFAAHLRAAHAAIEAGVPLKGYFAWSLMDNFEWAWGYTKRFGMVYVDYDTQARIAKSSARWYADVIRRNGLAAQ
- a CDS encoding carbohydrate ABC transporter permease; translated protein: MTTTTLRPPTRPTAPARATHQAERLWKASPLTWFGLVLGVILSLFPFYWMIVIASRTNDAANSWPPPFLPGGKLGENIERVLANGDANVVKGLMNSFLVSGTITVATVFFGSLAGFAFAKLRFRGKNALLLIILASMMVPIQLGVLPLYILMAKLDWLNTMPSVTVPFLIGGFGIFMMRQYAEQAVPNELIEAARVDGCSTWKVYWHVVMPALRPAAAVLGLLTFMEQWNQFFWPFVVLADPSNPTVQISLRSLNTAYFADNSQIFAGTLIATLPLFIVFVLFGRQIIGGIMEGAVKS